One stretch of Leadbetterella byssophila DSM 17132 DNA includes these proteins:
- a CDS encoding DDE-type integrase/transposase/recombinase: MDYILQETKTLLEGEFVDYGYYKTYRYLNQEKGLRIGAYRTYKLMKENNLLKFQRSNTKRISRNWVKELVPIVQREFAFLEFDIKYVYIQGKRTNAQVLTILDVFSRWQLGQYIANSIKSEDVINLFEQILQTYPMPKQFIVRNDNGSQFEALIVQEYLKQKGITQEFTKPATPQQNGHIEAYHSILESAVCQRFEFESLQEFKQVMIRWKKFYNFERIHGGLHYKSPRKFLESIGVKIDPNW, encoded by the coding sequence ATGGATTATATTTTACAAGAAACTAAAACACTTCTGGAGGGCGAATTTGTGGATTATGGGTATTATAAAACCTACCGCTATTTAAACCAAGAAAAGGGATTGAGAATTGGGGCTTATAGAACCTATAAGCTCATGAAGGAAAACAATTTATTAAAATTTCAACGCAGTAATACCAAGAGAATAAGTAGGAACTGGGTAAAAGAACTCGTTCCCATTGTACAAAGAGAATTTGCATTCCTAGAATTTGATATTAAATATGTATATATCCAAGGAAAACGCACAAATGCGCAAGTACTGACAATTTTGGATGTTTTTTCGAGATGGCAATTGGGACAATACATCGCAAATTCTATTAAATCTGAAGATGTAATAAATCTATTTGAACAAATTTTACAAACTTATCCGATGCCAAAGCAATTTATAGTAAGAAACGATAATGGCTCACAATTCGAAGCTTTAATAGTTCAAGAATATCTAAAACAAAAAGGTATAACTCAGGAATTTACAAAACCGGCAACACCTCAACAGAATGGACATATAGAAGCCTACCATTCAATTCTGGAAAGTGCTGTATGTCAACGATTTGAATTTGAAAGCCTACAAGAATTTAAACAAGTAATGATAAGATGGAAAAAATTCTATAATTTCGAAAGAATACATGGCGGTCTTCACTATAAGTCCCCTAGAAAATTCCTCGAATCAATTGGTGTAAAAATTGATCCGAATTGGTGA
- a CDS encoding 5-formyltetrahydrofolate cyclo-ligase: protein MNKHELRTLARAHRLNLSTEETQELNAGLRSLLFSRIPIHRYSIIHAFLPILKNKEPDTYPILNTLLKDFAADVYISKSLENGELLHFPFEADKTYALNRWGIPEPETTEDGLSSETFFDTFKKEDILVLVPLLAFDSLGNRIGYGKGYYDRFLQYSTPKTLKVGLSLLEAYEPIDDASERDIALDFCITPTRVWKWD from the coding sequence ATGAATAAACATGAGCTACGTACATTAGCAAGAGCGCACCGCCTAAACCTGTCTACGGAGGAAACACAAGAGCTCAATGCCGGCCTGCGTTCCCTACTCTTCTCCCGCATCCCTATACACCGCTACAGCATCATACACGCCTTCTTACCCATACTTAAAAACAAGGAACCGGATACCTATCCCATCCTAAACACCCTCTTGAAGGATTTTGCCGCAGATGTATATATCTCCAAATCCCTGGAAAATGGAGAACTTCTGCACTTTCCTTTTGAAGCAGATAAAACCTATGCTCTGAACCGCTGGGGCATACCGGAACCGGAAACTACAGAAGATGGACTCTCCTCCGAAACTTTCTTCGATACCTTTAAAAAAGAAGACATCCTCGTACTGGTTCCACTACTCGCATTTGACAGCTTGGGAAACCGCATTGGCTATGGCAAAGGCTATTATGACCGCTTCCTGCAGTACTCCACCCCAAAAACCCTAAAAGTAGGCCTCTCCCTCCTCGAAGCCTATGAACCCATAGATGATGCTTCAGAACGTGACATCGCACTGGATTTTTGCATCACCCCCACAAGGGTCTGGAAATGGGACTAA
- a CDS encoding valine--tRNA ligase: MELSKTYSPKEVEDKWYAYWEKNKYFSSKPNKDKEPYTIVIPPPNVTGVLHMGHMLNNTIQDVLIRKARMEGKEACWVPGTDHASIATEAKVVAMLKEKGINKADLSREEFLKYCWEWTEKYGGIILKQLRKLGASCDWDRTRFTMEPSLYDAVIEVFVDLYNKGHIYRGYRMVNWDPEAKTTVSDEEVISKEMASKLVYIKYRFPGSEEGVTIATTRPETIMADAAICVNPNDERYKDIIGKTVLIPLINKEIKIIADEYVEMEFGTGCLKVTPAHDQNDFALGEKHGLEVIDLLDDSGKLTEKAQILVGEDRFVARKKIIKMLEESGNLVKVEEYKSNVGTSERTGAVIEPKISLQWFLKMKDISKPAWENVMNDTIKLIPPKFKNTYNHWMENVRDWNISRQLWWGHRIPAYYLADGTVIVAKSLEDAVKIANTEKGLNVKAEDFTQDEDVLDTWFSSWLWPISVFDGFKNPDNEDINYYYPTNDLVTAPEILFFWVARMIIAGYEYKGTYPFKNVYLTGIVRDKLGRKMSKSLGNSPDPLDLIDKYGADAVRTGMLFSSPAGNDLPFDEKLVEQGRNFSNKIWNAFRLVKGWNVGEGEPQTAPIQWFRAKLNATIAEILDHYEKFRMSDALLATYNLIWNDFCSQYLEMVKPAYIDGVGQPIDASTYEATLSFFDELMRLAHPWIPFISEEIWQNLKTREENASICVQDFPKGGEVDQEVLNTFEIVLEAVSWIRNTRQSKQISPKVSLGLDIRTSDAKRYEAVVGLLQKLGNLSAVNFSSEVKGVTTIIKGDEFGLDLGENLDAASEKENLQKELEYTLGFKKSVEAKLSNERFVANAKPEVVDREKAKLADAEAKIQALQEALNKL, from the coding sequence ATGGAACTTTCAAAAACCTACAGTCCGAAAGAAGTAGAAGATAAGTGGTACGCCTACTGGGAGAAAAACAAATATTTCAGCTCTAAGCCTAATAAAGACAAAGAGCCTTACACCATAGTTATTCCTCCACCTAACGTCACCGGTGTGCTTCACATGGGTCACATGCTGAATAACACCATTCAGGACGTTCTGATACGTAAGGCCAGAATGGAAGGAAAAGAGGCTTGTTGGGTACCCGGCACAGACCACGCTTCCATAGCTACAGAGGCGAAAGTAGTGGCCATGTTGAAAGAAAAAGGCATCAACAAAGCTGATCTTTCCCGCGAAGAATTCCTAAAATACTGTTGGGAATGGACCGAAAAATACGGTGGAATCATCCTGAAACAGTTGAGAAAACTGGGCGCTTCTTGCGACTGGGATCGCACCCGTTTCACCATGGAGCCAAGCCTCTATGACGCCGTTATAGAAGTTTTCGTTGATTTATATAACAAAGGCCACATCTACCGCGGTTATCGCATGGTCAACTGGGATCCGGAAGCAAAAACTACCGTATCTGATGAAGAAGTAATCAGCAAAGAGATGGCTTCTAAGTTGGTTTATATCAAATACCGCTTCCCGGGATCAGAAGAAGGCGTGACCATTGCCACTACACGTCCGGAAACCATCATGGCTGACGCAGCCATCTGCGTAAACCCAAATGACGAACGCTACAAAGACATCATCGGTAAGACCGTTTTGATTCCTTTGATCAATAAGGAAATCAAGATCATTGCAGATGAATATGTGGAAATGGAATTTGGTACGGGATGTTTGAAAGTAACTCCTGCCCATGACCAAAATGACTTTGCACTGGGAGAAAAACACGGTTTGGAAGTGATTGACCTTCTAGATGACTCCGGAAAACTCACAGAAAAAGCTCAGATCCTAGTTGGTGAAGACCGTTTTGTAGCCCGTAAAAAGATCATCAAGATGCTGGAAGAATCCGGTAACCTGGTGAAAGTAGAAGAATACAAGTCAAACGTAGGTACTTCTGAAAGAACCGGAGCGGTCATAGAACCGAAAATCTCCCTTCAGTGGTTCCTAAAAATGAAAGATATCAGCAAGCCGGCTTGGGAAAACGTGATGAACGATACCATCAAACTCATCCCACCGAAATTCAAGAATACCTATAACCACTGGATGGAGAATGTACGCGACTGGAACATCTCTCGCCAACTCTGGTGGGGACATCGTATACCGGCCTACTATCTGGCAGATGGCACAGTCATCGTAGCTAAAAGCCTGGAAGATGCCGTGAAGATAGCCAATACCGAAAAAGGGTTGAATGTTAAAGCTGAAGACTTCACTCAGGACGAAGATGTACTGGATACCTGGTTCAGCTCTTGGTTATGGCCTATCTCCGTATTTGACGGATTCAAAAATCCGGATAATGAAGATATCAACTACTACTATCCAACAAACGACCTAGTAACCGCTCCGGAGATCTTGTTCTTCTGGGTGGCCAGAATGATCATTGCAGGATATGAATACAAAGGCACTTATCCGTTTAAGAACGTTTACCTTACAGGTATAGTGAGAGATAAGTTGGGCCGCAAGATGTCAAAATCCTTGGGCAACTCTCCCGATCCTTTGGATCTAATAGATAAATACGGTGCAGATGCCGTACGTACAGGTATGCTATTCAGCTCTCCTGCCGGTAATGACCTGCCGTTTGATGAGAAACTGGTAGAACAGGGTAGAAACTTCTCTAACAAGATATGGAATGCCTTCCGACTAGTAAAAGGATGGAATGTAGGTGAAGGGGAACCACAAACTGCTCCAATCCAATGGTTCAGAGCGAAACTTAATGCTACCATAGCTGAGATTCTGGATCACTATGAGAAGTTCAGGATGTCTGACGCCCTCTTAGCAACGTATAACCTGATCTGGAACGACTTCTGTTCTCAATACCTGGAGATGGTTAAACCAGCATATATAGACGGTGTAGGTCAACCTATTGACGCCTCCACCTATGAAGCTACCCTATCTTTCTTTGATGAACTAATGCGCCTGGCTCACCCTTGGATACCATTTATCTCTGAGGAGATTTGGCAAAACTTGAAAACACGCGAAGAAAATGCTTCCATCTGTGTGCAGGATTTCCCTAAAGGAGGTGAAGTAGATCAGGAGGTATTAAACACCTTCGAGATCGTACTGGAAGCGGTATCATGGATCAGAAATACCCGTCAGAGCAAACAGATTTCACCTAAAGTAAGTTTGGGATTAGATATCCGTACCTCTGATGCAAAAAGATACGAAGCCGTAGTAGGACTCTTACAAAAACTAGGAAACCTAAGCGCGGTGAACTTTAGTTCAGAAGTGAAAGGAGTTACCACCATAATTAAAGGTGACGAGTTTGGCCTTGACCTAGGTGAAAATCTGGATGCTGCATCTGAAAAAGAAAACCTTCAGAAAGAACTAGAATATACCTTAGGATTCAAGAAATCTGTTGAAGCTAAACTTTCAAACGAAAGGTTTGTAGCGAACGCTAAACCGGAAGTAGTGGATAGAGAAAAAGCTAAATTGGCGGATGCAGAAGCTAAGATTCAAGCCCTTCAGGAAGCCCTGAATAAACTATAA
- a CDS encoding transposase, with the protein MSKHRKTWSLEEKEKIVLHSIQHGVSYSSREFGVSTVSIYNWKEKFEKLGKSGLEAGAMTDAERELKQLRRENEALKRIVAEKELAIQIKDSLLKKSQSLKK; encoded by the coding sequence ATGTCAAAACATCGAAAAACATGGAGTTTGGAGGAGAAAGAGAAGATTGTACTTCATTCTATCCAGCACGGCGTAAGTTATTCATCGCGAGAATTTGGGGTTTCTACTGTGAGTATTTATAATTGGAAAGAGAAATTTGAGAAGTTAGGCAAAAGTGGCTTGGAAGCAGGAGCAATGACAGATGCCGAGCGTGAACTCAAACAATTACGTCGTGAAAACGAAGCTCTAAAAAGGATAGTTGCTGAAAAAGAGTTAGCTATTCAAATTAAAGATTCCCTTTTAAAAAAAAGTCAATCTCTAAAGAAATAA
- a CDS encoding sensor histidine kinase gives MREENLRRMADQRQYIGQIDFLRAQIHPHFLFNTLNLVYSEIAELSEKAGNAVLSLTRLMRFSVEGTKFEAISILAEIEAIEEYLSLQRLRLGEKLNLEYSKSGKPEPFLVPPLCFISLVENAFKYGEIKDPIQISIDIGEEIRFYCSNSIRRDFKDNTATSVGLKNVVRQLEMYFGENVKWEIHQDQRIFYVSIIINTISHEMHNSR, from the coding sequence ATGAGGGAAGAAAATTTGAGGAGAATGGCAGATCAGAGGCAGTATATAGGGCAAATCGATTTTCTGAGGGCTCAGATTCATCCCCATTTTTTGTTCAATACTTTGAATTTGGTTTATAGTGAGATAGCTGAACTCAGTGAAAAGGCGGGAAATGCAGTTTTGTCATTGACAAGGTTAATGCGGTTTTCGGTAGAGGGTACAAAATTTGAAGCAATATCCATACTTGCTGAAATTGAGGCAATAGAGGAGTATTTGAGTCTACAGAGGTTGAGGTTAGGGGAGAAATTGAATTTAGAGTATTCAAAATCAGGAAAGCCAGAACCTTTTCTAGTTCCACCCCTTTGTTTTATAAGTTTAGTGGAAAATGCTTTTAAATACGGGGAGATAAAGGACCCTATACAAATCTCTATAGATATTGGAGAAGAAATTAGATTCTATTGCAGCAATAGTATCAGAAGAGATTTCAAAGACAATACCGCTACATCTGTGGGGTTAAAGAATGTTGTAAGGCAGTTAGAGATGTATTTTGGTGAAAATGTAAAATGGGAGATCCATCAAGATCAGAGAATTTTTTATGTCTCAATAATTATAAACACCATAAGCCATGAAATGCATAATAGTAGATGA
- a CDS encoding cation-translocating P-type ATPase, translating to MEVPNQFKGLNNTEVEKSRIKHGDNSIEGHKKSSGLALLLNILKEPMLLLLFAISAIYLLIGEYGEALFMLAAIVAVSAISFYQDSRSKKALEALEKLNEPLSSVIRNGKVVQIPTNEIVIGDLCLTEEGKYLNADGRIVYSTDFSVNESSVTGESLSVYKGIGDKVYGGTITVSGIAVFEVEEIGIGTKIGKIGSSLLAIEKEDSPLQQQIRKFVKTMAVVGLVIFLLVCAVHYYNNRNLLESLLNGLTLAMSILPEEIPVAFTTFMALGSWKLMKEGIIVKQSSVVETLGSTTVICTDKTGTITENIMQLKYLYEYASDKTYETFGDTVTSELISYAMWSSEPVPFDPMEKTLHEVYSSMSKKDLRGKFSLIYEYPLEGKPPMMTHIYKNVEDSRRIIAAKGAPEAILRVSTLSEEEKEKVRKWIRDFGSEGYRVLGVAKSHFEGEEFPEKQQSLPFVFLGLVVFYDPPKKGIQDVFKQIYDAGIKVKVITGDNADTAKSISMQAGILDADRAIDGKDLMTYSGSELLGKVKENVLFSRMYPEAKLKIVKALKEEGEVVAMVGDGVNDAPALKASDIGVAMGNKGTEIAKSAASIVLTNDDLNKLIIGIASGRRIYSNIKKAVQYIISIHIPIILTVSIPLFLGWIFPQIFTPVHVIFLELVMGPTCSIVYENEPIEKNAMLQGPRKMTDTFLNGRELSISIIQGLVITCGLLFMYQYTVQNGGSEEKTRAMVFSTLIFSNVLLSLTNRSFYYSVIESFRNKNMLLLAVNSLTLIILFMILFIPAMSNFFKVDSLAINEIGFSVITASLSVLWFEGYKWIKRTKANNAKVFKGKGKIIDRG from the coding sequence ATGGAAGTCCCTAATCAATTCAAAGGCCTAAACAATACTGAGGTAGAAAAATCGCGGATAAAGCATGGAGACAACAGCATTGAGGGCCACAAAAAGAGTAGCGGACTCGCTTTGCTATTAAACATTCTTAAGGAGCCAATGTTACTCCTACTTTTTGCCATTTCCGCAATATATCTGCTCATAGGAGAATACGGAGAAGCATTATTTATGCTTGCTGCGATTGTTGCCGTTTCTGCGATATCATTTTATCAAGATAGTAGAAGTAAGAAAGCTTTGGAGGCTCTTGAAAAGTTGAACGAACCACTGTCTTCTGTCATTCGGAATGGGAAAGTAGTTCAAATTCCTACAAATGAGATTGTCATTGGAGATCTATGTCTTACAGAGGAAGGAAAGTATCTTAATGCTGATGGGAGGATAGTATACAGTACTGACTTTTCCGTGAATGAATCATCTGTAACAGGCGAAAGTTTATCTGTATATAAGGGAATTGGAGATAAAGTTTATGGGGGTACGATTACAGTATCTGGAATAGCCGTTTTTGAAGTAGAAGAAATAGGGATAGGAACTAAAATTGGGAAGATTGGTAGCTCTTTGTTGGCCATAGAAAAGGAGGATTCTCCTTTACAACAGCAAATCAGGAAGTTTGTTAAGACCATGGCGGTGGTGGGTCTTGTTATATTTCTCCTTGTTTGTGCTGTTCATTATTACAACAACAGAAATCTTCTTGAAAGTTTGTTGAACGGTCTTACTCTAGCCATGTCTATACTTCCTGAAGAAATTCCGGTTGCCTTTACCACCTTTATGGCTTTAGGATCTTGGAAGTTGATGAAGGAAGGAATTATAGTGAAGCAAAGCTCCGTAGTAGAGACACTAGGGAGTACTACAGTGATCTGTACTGATAAAACGGGAACCATTACAGAGAATATCATGCAATTGAAATATTTGTATGAATATGCTTCTGATAAGACTTATGAAACATTTGGGGATACTGTCACCTCAGAATTGATATCCTATGCCATGTGGAGCAGTGAGCCAGTGCCTTTTGATCCAATGGAGAAGACTTTGCATGAGGTTTATTCGTCTATGTCTAAGAAAGATCTAAGGGGAAAGTTTTCCCTTATTTATGAATATCCTTTAGAGGGAAAACCTCCAATGATGACACATATCTACAAGAATGTTGAAGATAGTAGAAGGATTATTGCAGCTAAAGGTGCTCCAGAGGCTATCCTTCGGGTTTCTACGCTTTCTGAAGAAGAAAAAGAAAAGGTTAGAAAATGGATCCGGGATTTTGGTTCGGAAGGCTACCGGGTTTTGGGTGTTGCAAAATCACATTTTGAAGGAGAGGAATTTCCGGAAAAGCAACAAAGCCTACCTTTCGTATTCCTAGGATTGGTGGTATTTTATGATCCGCCTAAAAAAGGAATTCAAGACGTTTTCAAGCAGATTTATGATGCAGGTATAAAAGTAAAAGTGATCACCGGCGATAACGCTGACACGGCAAAAAGCATATCTATGCAGGCCGGAATTTTGGATGCTGACCGCGCTATTGATGGAAAAGACTTAATGACCTATTCGGGTAGCGAGTTACTAGGAAAAGTGAAGGAAAATGTACTATTCTCTAGAATGTATCCGGAAGCAAAATTAAAAATAGTAAAAGCGTTAAAAGAAGAGGGAGAGGTTGTGGCTATGGTGGGAGATGGGGTGAATGACGCTCCAGCTTTGAAGGCTTCTGATATTGGCGTAGCTATGGGGAATAAGGGTACGGAGATTGCCAAATCAGCGGCTTCGATAGTACTTACTAATGATGATTTAAACAAATTAATTATTGGTATTGCTTCAGGAAGAAGGATATATTCTAATATTAAGAAAGCGGTTCAATATATTATTTCTATACATATTCCTATTATACTTACGGTTTCAATTCCATTATTTCTCGGTTGGATATTTCCACAGATTTTCACCCCGGTACATGTAATATTCTTAGAATTAGTGATGGGGCCAACCTGTTCTATAGTGTACGAAAATGAACCTATAGAGAAGAACGCCATGCTGCAGGGGCCAAGGAAAATGACAGATACATTCTTGAATGGGAGGGAACTGAGCATAAGTATCATTCAAGGTTTAGTGATCACCTGTGGACTACTGTTTATGTATCAATACACCGTCCAGAATGGGGGGAGTGAAGAAAAAACTAGGGCTATGGTTTTCTCGACCTTAATCTTTTCGAATGTTCTTTTGAGCTTAACGAATCGTTCTTTCTATTATAGTGTAATTGAAAGCTTTAGGAACAAGAATATGTTACTTCTAGCTGTGAACAGTTTAACGCTTATCATTCTCTTTATGATCTTGTTCATACCAGCGATGTCCAACTTCTTTAAAGTAGATAGTTTAGCTATAAATGAAATAGGTTTTTCAGTTATAACGGCTTCTTTATCAGTGTTATGGTTTGAGGGGTACAAATGGATAAAGCGTACAAAAGCTAATAATGCAAAGGTATTTAAAGGAAAAGGTAAAATTATTGATAGGGGATAA
- a CDS encoding type II toxin-antitoxin system RelE/ParE family toxin — MKVRTVIAFKDYFEEFLLSQEEKVQNKIFKIIEAIETLERIPANYLKHIEGSNGLYEARIQLGSNIWRVFCFFDGDQLVVLTTGFQKKTQKTPKQEIDRAIKIKQEYYNQKKLHNGN, encoded by the coding sequence ATGAAAGTTCGCACAGTAATTGCCTTTAAAGATTACTTTGAAGAATTTCTTCTAAGCCAAGAGGAAAAGGTTCAAAACAAGATTTTTAAAATAATTGAAGCAATTGAGACGCTGGAGCGGATTCCTGCAAACTATTTAAAGCATATAGAGGGCAGTAATGGGCTGTATGAGGCGCGTATACAATTGGGCTCAAATATTTGGAGGGTGTTTTGTTTTTTTGACGGAGATCAGCTAGTAGTTTTAACTACTGGATTTCAAAAAAAGACTCAAAAGACCCCGAAGCAGGAAATAGATAGAGCTATTAAAATTAAACAGGAATATTACAATCAAAAAAAGTTACACAATGGAAACTAA
- a CDS encoding helix-turn-helix domain-containing protein translates to METKNWKEVKDRVYGKRGTLRREELERDFESFKVGLLLRKAREEKQLTQAELAEAVGKKREYISKIENNGSNLTLKTLYDIVEKGLGGKVKISIDF, encoded by the coding sequence ATGGAAACTAAAAACTGGAAAGAAGTAAAAGACCGAGTCTACGGTAAAAGAGGTACCCTGAGGAGAGAGGAACTTGAAAGGGATTTTGAATCATTCAAAGTTGGACTTCTTCTTCGGAAGGCTCGCGAAGAGAAGCAACTAACTCAAGCAGAATTAGCTGAGGCAGTGGGAAAGAAGCGTGAATATATTTCAAAAATTGAGAACAATGGTAGTAATCTTACCTTAAAAACCTTGTATGATATTGTTGAGAAAGGATTAGGAGGAAAGGTTAAGATTTCAATTGATTTTTGA
- a CDS encoding metallophosphoesterase family protein, whose protein sequence is MSAQELKIAFLSDIHFHDIHPKFEDIDFQGVPHPTTGKPVLARTMSAQLRSTRIFNENYFAFKAALEDLVAKGIKLVALPGDYTDDGQAYNLRGLKEILQDYTEKHGMRFLITTGNHDPLGPFRQDGGKSDFLGADGKPFGIYSNGNKGIITQDIAPSGYEEILETLSPFGFMPDPSYLLWSTPFDQALEEPYQYEKAKFSSAYTRRMYEIEPGFWVPDLSYLVEPVEGVWILALDGNTYVPKSKEGDPYDPKSYKTAGIGYNEVLSHKQHLITWIKKVSREAKKRGKILLTFSHYPAIDYNDEANAEISQLLGPTKWQLHRSPREEVAEVLSQAGVQLHFGGHMHINDTGIRKYPDGRFLINIQVPSLAAYVPAYKILSIESPQRFKISTEIIEDVKDFDYLFPLYQKELEANKESGKTWKKEILKTKTYREFMLFHLKELVRLRYVSTDWPKEYLAEVEHWTSKDWFKAFKVKSSPSSWTTEDLLFDLYKFQSADELAKRDIPANRWKDYENIFKALEKAEKPEHRWLFTLLHKLSHGDPADAFSVNLETQEVQRMD, encoded by the coding sequence ATGAGCGCTCAGGAGCTTAAGATCGCTTTCCTGTCTGACATTCACTTCCATGACATTCACCCTAAATTCGAAGATATAGATTTCCAAGGCGTCCCACATCCCACTACCGGTAAACCCGTCCTGGCTAGGACCATGAGTGCCCAACTTCGTTCTACCCGCATCTTCAATGAAAACTATTTTGCCTTTAAAGCAGCCTTAGAAGATTTGGTAGCCAAAGGCATTAAACTCGTAGCCCTTCCCGGCGACTATACTGATGACGGACAAGCTTATAATCTACGTGGACTAAAGGAAATACTTCAAGATTACACCGAAAAGCACGGAATGCGTTTCCTCATCACCACCGGAAATCATGACCCCCTGGGTCCGTTCCGTCAAGATGGGGGAAAGAGTGACTTCTTAGGAGCAGATGGCAAGCCATTTGGCATCTATAGTAATGGAAATAAAGGCATCATCACCCAGGATATTGCCCCAAGTGGCTACGAAGAGATTCTAGAAACCCTTAGTCCTTTCGGTTTTATGCCAGACCCTTCCTATCTGCTTTGGTCCACCCCCTTTGATCAAGCTTTAGAAGAGCCATACCAGTATGAAAAAGCCAAATTCTCCTCCGCCTACACCAGAAGGATGTACGAAATAGAGCCTGGGTTCTGGGTACCGGACCTTAGCTACCTGGTAGAACCTGTAGAAGGCGTTTGGATTCTTGCATTGGATGGAAATACTTATGTTCCAAAGTCCAAGGAAGGAGATCCCTATGACCCTAAATCGTACAAAACAGCCGGAATAGGATATAACGAGGTCTTAAGCCATAAACAACATCTCATCACTTGGATCAAAAAGGTAAGTCGGGAGGCGAAAAAGAGAGGGAAGATCCTATTAACCTTTTCCCACTATCCGGCTATAGATTATAATGATGAAGCGAATGCAGAGATAAGCCAATTACTAGGACCTACCAAATGGCAATTGCACCGCAGTCCGCGAGAAGAAGTAGCAGAAGTCCTTTCTCAGGCTGGAGTACAGTTGCATTTCGGCGGTCACATGCATATCAATGATACAGGCATAAGAAAGTACCCAGACGGTAGGTTTCTAATCAATATACAGGTCCCTTCCCTAGCGGCTTATGTGCCGGCGTATAAGATCCTCAGCATTGAAAGCCCACAGAGATTTAAAATCAGCACAGAAATCATAGAAGACGTAAAAGACTTTGACTATCTTTTCCCCCTTTATCAAAAGGAACTGGAAGCGAATAAAGAGAGCGGAAAAACCTGGAAAAAGGAAATTCTCAAGACTAAAACCTATAGAGAATTCATGTTATTCCATCTGAAGGAACTCGTCCGACTGCGTTATGTCTCTACAGATTGGCCCAAAGAATACCTTGCAGAAGTTGAGCACTGGACCTCCAAAGACTGGTTTAAAGCTTTCAAGGTCAAATCTTCCCCAAGTTCCTGGACTACAGAAGACCTGCTCTTTGATCTGTACAAGTTCCAATCTGCCGATGAATTAGCCAAACGTGATATCCCTGCGAATCGCTGGAAAGACTACGAAAATATCTTTAAAGCACTGGAAAAGGCTGAAAAACCTGAACATCGCTGGCTATTCACCCTACTCCATAAACTGTCACACGGAGATCCGGCTGATGCCTTTTCAGTAAATTTGGAAACGCAGGAGGTTCAGAGAATGGATTAA
- a CDS encoding LytR/AlgR family response regulator transcription factor, with product MKCIIVDDELAAIKILENHLRKIPKIEIKYSFSDPMDALEYLRSHEIDLIFLDINMPQINGFDFMDLLKGKSNVILTTAYSEFAIEGYKYDVVDYLCKPIGLSELLKAIQKVEERGGTSLDKVQDFILVKGDHKGKFIKVAIAEILYIQAAGNYVFIYTLNEQRIITLLTLKELEGKLPAELFIRTHKTYIVSVYHIELIEGGELILRYLIAR from the coding sequence ATGAAATGCATAATAGTAGATGATGAATTAGCCGCCATTAAAATTTTAGAAAATCACTTAAGAAAGATCCCGAAAATAGAGATTAAATACTCCTTTTCTGACCCTATGGATGCTTTAGAGTATTTAAGATCTCATGAGATAGATTTGATATTTCTAGATATAAATATGCCACAAATTAATGGGTTTGACTTCATGGATCTGCTTAAAGGCAAATCGAATGTGATTTTAACCACGGCATATTCTGAATTTGCAATAGAAGGTTATAAATATGATGTAGTAGATTATTTATGTAAGCCCATAGGTCTTTCTGAACTACTGAAAGCTATTCAGAAAGTAGAGGAAAGAGGGGGCACTTCATTAGATAAAGTTCAGGACTTTATATTGGTTAAAGGAGACCATAAAGGTAAGTTTATTAAGGTGGCCATTGCAGAAATTCTCTATATACAAGCGGCGGGAAACTACGTATTTATTTATACGCTAAATGAGCAAAGGATCATCACCTTATTAACTCTTAAGGAGCTAGAAGGTAAGTTGCCCGCTGAATTGTTTATTAGAACACATAAAACCTATATAGTATCGGTATATCACATAGAATTGATTGAAGGAGGAGAATTAATTTTAAGATACCTAATAGCTCGATAA